One window from the genome of Candidatus Thermoplasmatota archaeon encodes:
- a CDS encoding RNA-binding protein, which produces MNIYVGNLAREVTEDELREAFEAFGEVSSAKIITDRISGESRGFGFVEMSDDEKGKEAMSGLDGTDLKGREIKVNEARPRRESGSGSRY; this is translated from the coding sequence ATGAACATATACGTAGGGAACTTGGCGCGTGAGGTCACCGAAGACGAGCTGCGGGAGGCCTTTGAAGCCTTTGGTGAAGTCTCGTCCGCAAAGATAATCACAGACAGGATCAGCGGCGAATCGAGAGGATTCGGTTTCGTTGAGATGTCTGATGACGAAAAGGGTAAGGAAGCAATGAGCGGCTTGGACGGAACTGATCTAAAGGGACGCGAGATCAAGGTCAACGAGGCACGACCGCGTCGAGAGAGCGGATCGGGCAGCCGCTACTGA
- a CDS encoding cysteine desulfurase, translated as MERIFLDHASVTPVDARVLRFAEPYLAGGYGNPSSLHSVGLEARRAIEDARVNVAALINAEKEKTILFTSGATEANNLAIKGAALRNIGKGKKVVSSAIEHMSVLNPMKDLQKNEFEFTTVPVDSSGIVDLEKLEDSLTKETSVTSIMYANNEIGTIEPIREISEIVHEKGLYLHVDATAAAGRIPIDVQADGIDLLTLSSNDMYGPQGAGALYVKTGVRIQPVLPGGGQERGLRSGTENIFAIAGMGEAARIAREEMGAESARLSEMRDNLIEEILKIEETYLTGHRTKRLPHHASFRFSHIEGESILLLMDAQGIQVSTGSACSSKTLEPSHVLLAIGLKHEEAHGSMVLTLGRSNTVEQVSRVVDAVNEMVDKLRKISSLGKE; from the coding sequence ATGGAGAGAATATTCCTGGACCACGCATCCGTAACGCCCGTCGACGCAAGAGTGCTCAGGTTCGCTGAGCCGTATCTTGCGGGCGGTTACGGGAACCCCTCGTCCCTTCATTCCGTCGGTCTGGAAGCCAGGCGGGCCATCGAGGACGCCAGGGTGAATGTCGCCGCCCTCATCAATGCGGAGAAAGAGAAGACGATATTGTTCACGAGCGGGGCGACCGAGGCGAACAACCTGGCAATCAAGGGTGCGGCTCTCAGGAATATCGGAAAGGGAAAGAAGGTCGTCTCCAGCGCGATAGAGCACATGTCCGTCCTCAACCCGATGAAGGACCTGCAGAAGAACGAATTCGAGTTCACCACGGTTCCCGTGGATTCGAGCGGCATTGTTGACCTCGAGAAGCTGGAGGACTCGCTGACAAAGGAGACCTCGGTGACGTCGATAATGTACGCGAACAACGAGATCGGGACGATTGAACCCATCCGAGAGATCAGCGAGATTGTGCACGAAAAGGGCCTATACCTTCATGTGGACGCGACCGCCGCGGCAGGTCGGATACCGATAGACGTTCAGGCGGATGGCATAGACCTGCTGACGCTGTCATCAAACGACATGTACGGTCCTCAAGGCGCCGGTGCACTGTACGTGAAGACAGGCGTCAGGATCCAGCCGGTTCTCCCCGGCGGAGGACAGGAGCGAGGGCTCAGGTCAGGCACCGAGAACATCTTCGCAATCGCCGGCATGGGCGAGGCGGCCAGAATCGCGCGCGAGGAGATGGGCGCGGAGAGCGCCCGCCTGAGCGAGATGAGGGACAACCTGATCGAGGAGATACTGAAAATCGAGGAGACCTACCTCACCGGGCATCGAACGAAGAGGCTGCCGCACCACGCGAGCTTCCGCTTCAGCCACATAGAGGGCGAGAGCATACTCCTCCTCATGGACGCCCAGGGCATACAGGTCTCGACAGGCTCGGCGTGCTCGTCGAAGACGCTGGAGCCTTCGCACGTGTTGTTGGCCATCGGGCTGAAGCACGAGGAGGCGCACGGCTCCATGGTTCTGACGCTCGGACGGTCGAACACGGTCGAGCAGGTGTCCCGGGTCGTAGACGCCGTGAACGAGATGGTCGACAAGCTGAGGAAGATTTCATCTTTGGGCAAGGAATAA
- the nifU gene encoding Fe-S cluster assembly scaffold protein NifU, with the protein MAQQIGYSKKVMEHFMNPKNVGTMDDADGHGKVGNPVCGDLMEIFIKVKDDKIEDIRFQTFGCGSAIATSSMVSEMAKGMRLDEAMRITRNDVANELDGLPPVKMHCSNLAADALHEAIKDYKRKKGEIVEEEEKPAGHTCEHNHNHCDTC; encoded by the coding sequence ATGGCACAGCAGATAGGATACAGCAAGAAGGTGATGGAGCACTTCATGAACCCGAAGAACGTGGGGACTATGGACGACGCAGACGGCCACGGCAAGGTCGGGAACCCCGTTTGCGGGGACCTCATGGAGATCTTCATCAAGGTCAAGGACGACAAGATCGAGGACATCAGGTTCCAGACGTTCGGTTGCGGTTCGGCCATTGCGACGAGCAGCATGGTGAGCGAGATGGCGAAAGGGATGCGCTTGGACGAGGCGATGAGAATCACGCGCAACGACGTGGCCAACGAGCTGGACGGTCTTCCACCCGTCAAGATGCACTGCTCGAACCTGGCGGCGGACGCGCTCCACGAGGCCATCAAGGACTACAAGCGCAAGAAAGGCGAGATAGTCGAGGAAGAGGAGAAGCCGGCGGGGCACACGTGCGAGCACAATCATAATCACTGTGATACGTGTTAA
- a CDS encoding DNA-directed RNA polymerase — MERETHKATCSDCGQECEVPFKPDPDRPVYCRDCWSKRKPRGSGRRF; from the coding sequence ATGGAACGCGAGACGCACAAGGCAACCTGTTCTGATTGCGGCCAGGAATGTGAAGTTCCCTTCAAGCCTGACCCGGACAGACCAGTGTACTGCCGAGATTGTTGGTCCAAGAGAAAGCCCCGCGGAAGTGGCAGAAGGTTTTAG
- a CDS encoding sulfurtransferase TusA family protein has protein sequence MADLVPDAELDCVGLFCPMPIMKTKQAIDNLEVGEILMVEADDSAYEGDLKVWAKNMGHEIVRFEREGTMMTAYIKKTK, from the coding sequence ATGGCAGATTTGGTACCGGACGCCGAACTCGACTGTGTGGGGCTCTTCTGCCCCATGCCCATCATGAAGACGAAGCAGGCGATAGACAACCTCGAGGTAGGTGAGATACTCATGGTCGAGGCGGACGATTCGGCCTATGAGGGCGACCTCAAGGTTTGGGCCAAGAATATGGGTCACGAGATAGTCAGATTCGAGAGAGAAGGGACGATGATGACCGCATACATCAAGAAGACGAAGTAG
- a CDS encoding peptidylprolyl isomerase, with product MTEAKNGDTVKVHYTGKLNDGDVFDSSEGGDPLEFTLGGGQVISGFEEAVLGMSLGESKTVEIPADKAYGERVDDLVVQIDRKEMPPDLDCEVGQKLRVDGSDGPAAVVTVLEVTESAVTVDGNHPLAGEDLTFDIRLVEIAA from the coding sequence ATGACCGAGGCAAAGAATGGCGATACGGTTAAGGTTCACTATACTGGCAAGCTGAACGACGGCGACGTCTTCGACTCCTCTGAGGGTGGAGACCCCCTCGAGTTCACCCTCGGCGGGGGCCAGGTGATCTCAGGGTTCGAAGAAGCAGTGCTGGGCATGAGCCTGGGCGAGTCCAAGACGGTCGAGATTCCGGCGGACAAGGCCTACGGCGAACGCGTCGACGACCTCGTCGTGCAGATCGACCGGAAGGAGATGCCGCCCGATCTGGACTGCGAAGTGGGTCAGAAGCTCCGCGTCGACGGATCGGACGGTCCCGCCGCAGTGGTGACGGTCCTCGAGGTCACGGAATCAGCCGTGACCGTGGACGGGAACCACCCCCTAGCAGGGGAAGATCTCACCTTCGACATCCGGCTGGTCGAGATAGCGGCCTGA
- a CDS encoding FprA family A-type flavoprotein gives MDKVEIKPGIYWVGAIDWDLRDFHGYTTDRGSTYNAYLIVDEKTVLVDTVKRPFFDEMLSRIKEIVDPARIDYIVSNHVEMDHSGSLPLMLDVVPNATVLASPRGKKGLVRHYKNELNLKAVESGESLKIGERTLQFVHIPMVHWPDSMVTYIPEEKLLLPNDAFGQHLATPERFDDEICWDILKEEAAKYYGNIVLPYGGQVGKALDALSGLDIDMIAPSHGIIWRTWLPRILEEYKKWSSHETENRAVIVYDTMWGSTEMIARKLEEGLRESGIPATKRNLKVSHMSDVMTDILTSKLVLLGSPTLNNQMLPTMGGFLTYMKGLKPLNRIGFIFGSYGWGGQAIGHMEDIVKELKWEMPLESINIKFVPDEDELDKVRQIGFELGKKVKE, from the coding sequence GTGGACAAGGTCGAGATAAAACCCGGCATATACTGGGTAGGTGCGATTGACTGGGACCTCAGGGACTTCCACGGCTACACGACCGACCGAGGCTCAACATACAACGCATATCTCATAGTTGACGAGAAGACAGTGCTCGTGGACACGGTCAAGAGACCCTTCTTCGATGAGATGCTCTCTCGGATCAAGGAGATCGTTGACCCCGCCAGGATCGACTACATAGTTTCGAATCATGTTGAGATGGACCACTCAGGCTCATTGCCGCTGATGCTGGATGTAGTGCCTAACGCAACAGTGCTGGCCTCCCCTCGCGGGAAGAAGGGCCTTGTTAGGCACTACAAGAATGAGCTGAACCTGAAAGCGGTGGAATCTGGTGAATCACTCAAGATAGGGGAACGAACACTGCAGTTCGTCCACATCCCGATGGTCCACTGGCCCGACTCGATGGTCACCTATATCCCGGAGGAAAAGTTGCTGCTGCCGAACGATGCCTTCGGGCAGCACCTGGCGACGCCAGAGCGGTTCGATGACGAGATCTGCTGGGACATACTCAAGGAGGAGGCCGCCAAGTACTACGGCAACATAGTCCTTCCCTATGGCGGGCAGGTGGGCAAAGCACTGGACGCTCTCTCCGGGCTTGACATAGACATGATTGCACCCAGTCACGGGATCATCTGGCGGACTTGGCTGCCGAGGATTCTTGAGGAGTACAAGAAGTGGTCCAGCCACGAGACCGAGAACAGGGCGGTCATCGTCTATGACACGATGTGGGGTTCCACTGAGATGATAGCCCGCAAGCTCGAGGAGGGCCTGAGAGAATCCGGGATTCCCGCCACAAAGAGGAACCTGAAGGTGAGCCACATGTCCGACGTGATGACGGATATCCTCACATCCAAGCTCGTTCTTCTGGGCTCCCCAACCCTCAACAACCAGATGCTTCCGACGATGGGCGGGTTCCTGACATACATGAAAGGGCTCAAGCCGCTCAACAGGATCGGCTTCATCTTCGGTTCCTACGGCTGGGGCGGGCAAGCTATTGGACACATGGAGGACATCGTGAAGGAGCTCAAGTGGGAGATGCCCTTGGAGAGCATCAACATCAAGTTCGTTCCCGATGAGGATGAGTTGGACAAGGTCAGACAGATTGGATTTGAACTGGGAAAGAAGGTGAAAGAATGA
- a CDS encoding type IV pilin, with protein MERAWIRNEVGVSPVIATILMVAITVVLAAVLYVLVAEIIPDNGEPPGQVLMTKEPIGPDTWEFRVTSTTTNEELSFYKVIILKNGTKVHTMDPLEEVSKGNYRFTDLDDGGGLTSGDRFIITCEPESRYELNIFWRESGNVMGSVEWET; from the coding sequence TTGGAAAGAGCCTGGATAAGGAACGAGGTAGGCGTGTCTCCGGTTATCGCGACCATATTGATGGTGGCGATCACCGTGGTGCTCGCAGCTGTTTTGTACGTGTTGGTGGCCGAAATCATCCCCGACAATGGAGAACCGCCGGGGCAGGTCCTGATGACCAAGGAACCCATTGGACCGGACACTTGGGAGTTCCGTGTCACCAGCACAACGACCAACGAGGAACTCAGCTTCTACAAGGTGATCATCCTCAAGAACGGGACCAAAGTTCACACAATGGACCCGCTCGAGGAAGTCAGCAAAGGCAACTATAGGTTCACCGACCTCGATGACGGTGGCGGACTGACGTCTGGTGACCGCTTCATCATCACGTGCGAACCAGAGAGCCGCTACGAGCTGAACATATTCTGGAGAGAGTCCGGGAACGTAATGGGAAGTGTCGAGTGGGAGACCTAG
- a CDS encoding rubrerythrin family protein, protein MSVKGTRTEKNLLAAFAGESQARNRYSYFASVAKKEGYEQIAAIFLETAENEKEHAKRYFQYLEGGDVEVTAAYPAGVIGDTAANLEASAKGENMEWTQIYKEMGDVAEEEGLPEIAAQFRNIAKVERQHEKRYLKLLENVRGGKVFKIDAPTKWKCRNCGYIHEGTEPPEKCPACLHSRAYFELLAENY, encoded by the coding sequence ATGAGCGTGAAAGGAACAAGAACGGAGAAGAATCTCCTGGCGGCTTTCGCGGGAGAGTCGCAGGCGAGGAACAGATACTCGTATTTCGCGAGCGTGGCAAAGAAGGAGGGCTATGAGCAGATCGCCGCCATCTTCCTTGAGACAGCCGAGAACGAGAAAGAGCACGCCAAGAGATACTTCCAGTATCTGGAAGGCGGAGACGTCGAGGTCACTGCCGCTTATCCGGCGGGCGTGATTGGCGACACCGCCGCGAACCTCGAGGCGTCCGCCAAGGGTGAGAACATGGAGTGGACCCAGATCTACAAGGAGATGGGCGACGTGGCCGAGGAAGAGGGCCTCCCCGAGATAGCGGCCCAGTTCAGGAACATCGCAAAGGTCGAGCGGCAGCACGAGAAGCGCTACCTCAAGCTGCTCGAGAACGTCCGCGGCGGGAAGGTCTTCAAGATCGACGCACCGACGAAATGGAAGTGCAGGAACTGCGGATACATCCACGAGGGCACGGAGCCGCCAGAGAAATGCCCGGCCTGCCTGCATTCAAGGGCTTACTTCGAGCTCCTAGCGGAGAACTACTGA
- a CDS encoding transcriptional repressor has protein sequence MDTGKYTGILREKGIKVTPQRLEVLRFLDENRVHPTADNIYRALKKDNPSLSKTTVYNVLDILSKYGLVEVLTISGTESRYDYRSTRHQHFLCTSCGRIVDIHIKGLCMDCMPEKGHKVEEVHGYFKGTCRDCLKGIGG, from the coding sequence ATGGATACAGGGAAGTACACTGGAATACTCCGCGAAAAAGGAATAAAGGTGACACCGCAGAGACTCGAAGTGCTGAGATTCCTGGATGAGAATAGAGTCCATCCTACCGCCGATAACATCTACAGGGCACTGAAGAAGGACAACCCCTCCCTATCGAAGACGACGGTCTACAATGTGTTGGACATCCTGAGCAAGTACGGGCTGGTCGAGGTTCTAACGATATCCGGCACCGAGTCCAGATACGATTACAGATCGACTCGACATCAGCACTTCCTGTGCACCAGCTGCGGACGGATAGTGGACATCCACATCAAGGGGCTCTGCATGGATTGCATGCCTGAGAAGGGTCATAAGGTTGAAGAGGTCCACGGATATTTCAAGGGCACCTGCAGGGACTGTCTGAAAGGGATCGGAGGCTGA
- a CDS encoding C1 family peptidase yields MSRNESGSTIQTWILAIILLATSALAFAGGQLATLDPEAPAKDLTDVQTDSMFQYESHVITAEEVERLKAEFGVRDPQKNYNILFDGLGTGLAPPTEAEWQNMIGTSWTDGVNEPMLEPMVDHSQEPYFPKVRSQQSQGSCSAWSVAYYINGYNQAKDLNWTDASTGNNNHLMSPAFVYNKANSGFDSGSWPSGNMEVIKTVGNSIWAEMPYNAADAVSWGDEDAWRSAPEYRGLDYQSTDPSNTDVIKAWVAEGYAISIVLDAGNYGNGLGSGDDTINSTEHVTGNPNHANTIVGFNDTKEDDGEIGAFKIVNSWGAGWGSAWGGNGYYYMTYEAADELPNIAIRFRDRIDYEPSLLGIVNMNPQGGRNAPVTLGIGPISDPAATRSPWWRGGNHDFPAFMALDYTDFKNEWRNGHNLFFLSVGAGTDYSTITSYKIELYEGGYSPGVYTRVSDESPDTPEDTPGTVSISFYPGMRMLNPLDGDNINGLVNISGLATNPMWTVVLREDFEGSWPGTWVVGDSTSSGGEDYWGLTNTTYYDGVTSVWSAAFGEYFETVQTEDFDNGGLMPPDWTTLSVGPDSHPWEMKLESGSDYVAECDSSGAGAGTDITEWLQMSTGFDASSQSSLNLTFYLDYQHGDGDEYASVLYSTSANYPAFTGLQTWTSTTQGIQYIDLSAAAGDPSVHLAFLYHGTYDQYMRIDDVEVTGGIPNDIRRLYDNGMDAYMQHDVDLSGHDSATLAYNYWLDSEDGVDYVYVTYYDGTWHYVDPHTGNSNGWMGSSVSIPTTATEIGFHFHSDTSGTREGAYLDDVILLGHGAIDQVYVKVDDSSWILANGTADWYYEWDTSSLLEGWHTIYARAYFGASFTEDSARVTVDYSLPMNPNSYTSSHSLMGWSNDDTVWIRWSGAWDNISGIGGFAVEWTMSPISVPGPTMDTADFESTSYALTDGNSWYVHIRTMDKAGNWAVGAYHVGPFYVDTAPPDNPDSYSSSHQKFVWSGDDRIFIEWAGASDPLSGVYGYSYTWSRFSDTLPMSVITSVLTNTTSFPLGPGDNWHFHIRTVDNAGNWAPDAYHVGPFYIDVEDPWTTHAFTGTVGDFGWFLSDVSIALTPSDNHSGVDVTTYRINGAPWTVYFSPPDVVIDGNYTVDYYSVDNVGNFEMTRTGTFSKDATDPHNPDGFTSSHSVGTWSSDDTIDFSWTGAWDATSGVYGYSFDWTQSPAALPDSSVDSTSPSTTSPPLGTGSDWYFHARTRDVAGNWDPDALHVGPFYIDASPPATLDDVWAVLEGVGWRDVNITWTFATDLESGVERYDVYYGTTYDPTGTSYVLLGSAPADTDFFVHANGGEGDSSYYFYQVRAVDFANNSAPYSAQAGKYVKNLMPGWKLVSIPLEQKDDSVDAVLRTLSFDTARYYYAGSWKSYSTQKNYCTLEQIGTNMGIWVEVVSRSNLTVAGRVPTTTLVNLAKGWNLVGFPSFDTDYTIADLKSDSGAIRVEIFNAFSPPYFLRVANDIETMTAGNGYWIEASMSGTWTVMNRAENQQDPKDSAGNEGTKSLPPEHEGTSVPDPDQASRAIDARQPEISAMLFSLVLLGILSPLGAVLYRKKR; encoded by the coding sequence ATGTCACGGAACGAGAGCGGATCTACCATCCAGACCTGGATTTTGGCTATCATACTCCTGGCGACATCGGCCCTTGCGTTTGCAGGCGGGCAGCTTGCCACGCTCGATCCGGAAGCTCCCGCGAAAGACCTCACGGATGTCCAGACGGACTCGATGTTCCAGTACGAGTCTCACGTCATCACCGCGGAGGAGGTCGAGAGGCTCAAGGCGGAATTCGGCGTGCGGGACCCGCAGAAGAACTACAACATCCTGTTCGACGGGCTCGGCACCGGACTCGCCCCGCCAACGGAGGCTGAATGGCAGAACATGATCGGCACATCGTGGACCGACGGTGTCAACGAGCCGATGCTCGAGCCGATGGTGGACCACTCGCAGGAGCCCTACTTCCCGAAAGTTCGAAGCCAGCAGAGCCAGGGCTCCTGTTCGGCCTGGTCCGTCGCATACTACATAAACGGCTATAACCAGGCGAAGGACCTGAACTGGACGGATGCGTCCACGGGGAACAACAACCATCTTATGAGCCCGGCCTTCGTGTACAACAAGGCAAACTCGGGCTTCGACTCCGGCTCCTGGCCGTCGGGAAACATGGAGGTCATCAAGACTGTTGGCAATTCCATCTGGGCGGAGATGCCCTACAACGCTGCCGACGCTGTCTCTTGGGGCGATGAGGACGCTTGGAGGAGCGCGCCCGAGTACCGCGGGCTGGATTATCAGTCCACGGACCCGTCCAACACGGACGTCATAAAGGCTTGGGTCGCCGAGGGATACGCCATCTCGATAGTCCTGGATGCAGGCAACTACGGCAACGGACTCGGAAGCGGCGACGACACTATCAACTCCACGGAGCATGTGACGGGCAATCCCAACCATGCGAACACAATCGTGGGATTCAACGACACGAAGGAGGACGACGGCGAGATCGGCGCCTTCAAGATCGTCAATTCCTGGGGCGCTGGCTGGGGCTCTGCTTGGGGAGGCAACGGTTACTACTACATGACCTACGAGGCCGCGGACGAGCTTCCGAACATAGCCATCAGATTCCGCGACAGGATCGACTACGAGCCGTCCCTGCTCGGCATCGTGAACATGAACCCCCAGGGCGGCAGGAACGCTCCCGTGACTCTGGGCATCGGTCCGATCAGCGACCCCGCCGCCACCAGATCACCCTGGTGGAGGGGAGGGAACCACGACTTCCCGGCCTTCATGGCGTTGGACTACACCGACTTCAAGAACGAGTGGAGGAACGGGCACAACCTCTTCTTCCTCAGCGTCGGCGCGGGGACAGACTACTCGACGATAACATCCTACAAGATTGAGCTTTACGAGGGCGGTTACAGTCCAGGCGTCTACACGCGTGTATCGGACGAATCCCCTGACACGCCCGAGGACACGCCGGGGACTGTGTCGATCTCCTTCTATCCAGGCATGAGGATGTTGAACCCTCTTGATGGCGACAACATCAACGGGCTCGTGAACATCTCGGGACTGGCGACGAATCCGATGTGGACGGTCGTTCTCAGAGAGGACTTCGAGGGCTCGTGGCCCGGCACCTGGGTCGTGGGGGACAGCACGAGTTCTGGAGGTGAGGACTACTGGGGCTTGACGAACACCACGTACTACGATGGTGTGACGAGCGTGTGGTCCGCGGCATTCGGAGAATACTTCGAGACCGTTCAGACCGAGGATTTCGACAACGGCGGGCTCATGCCGCCGGATTGGACGACCCTCAGCGTCGGACCGGACTCGCACCCATGGGAGATGAAGCTGGAATCGGGAAGCGACTACGTCGCGGAGTGCGACAGCTCCGGCGCAGGAGCGGGTACTGACATCACGGAATGGCTCCAGATGAGCACGGGCTTCGATGCCAGCTCTCAGTCCTCGCTCAACCTCACGTTCTATTTGGACTATCAGCATGGTGACGGGGACGAGTACGCGAGCGTGCTATACTCAACAAGCGCGAACTACCCTGCGTTCACTGGACTTCAGACTTGGACGTCCACGACGCAGGGGATTCAGTACATCGACCTCTCCGCCGCGGCGGGAGACCCCTCCGTCCATCTCGCGTTCCTCTATCACGGCACGTACGACCAGTACATGCGGATCGATGACGTCGAGGTCACTGGCGGAATCCCCAACGACATTAGGCGGCTTTACGACAATGGCATGGACGCCTACATGCAGCATGACGTCGACCTGAGCGGGCACGACTCTGCCACCCTCGCGTACAACTACTGGTTGGACTCCGAGGACGGCGTTGACTACGTCTATGTGACATACTACGACGGGACATGGCATTACGTGGATCCGCATACTGGAAACAGCAACGGATGGATGGGCTCGTCTGTCTCGATCCCGACGACCGCCACCGAGATCGGATTCCACTTCCACAGCGATACGAGCGGCACAAGGGAAGGTGCGTACTTGGACGATGTCATATTGCTCGGCCATGGCGCAATCGATCAGGTCTACGTGAAGGTTGACGACAGCTCCTGGATACTCGCCAACGGGACCGCCGACTGGTACTACGAGTGGGACACGTCGTCCTTGCTGGAGGGTTGGCACACCATATACGCGAGGGCGTACTTCGGAGCCAGCTTCACCGAAGATTCCGCCAGAGTGACGGTTGACTACTCATTGCCTATGAATCCCAACAGCTACACCAGTTCGCACAGTCTGATGGGATGGTCAAATGACGATACGGTCTGGATAAGGTGGTCAGGAGCCTGGGACAATATCAGCGGAATCGGCGGGTTCGCGGTAGAATGGACAATGAGTCCGATTTCCGTCCCCGGGCCGACCATGGATACTGCGGACTTCGAGTCAACGAGCTACGCCCTGACAGATGGCAACAGCTGGTATGTCCACATAAGAACCATGGACAAAGCTGGCAACTGGGCGGTGGGCGCCTACCACGTGGGACCATTCTACGTTGATACCGCCCCGCCAGACAATCCGGACAGCTACAGCTCCAGTCATCAGAAATTCGTATGGTCTGGCGATGACAGGATATTCATCGAATGGGCCGGGGCTTCCGATCCTTTGAGCGGCGTCTACGGGTACTCTTACACGTGGTCGAGGTTTTCCGACACTCTCCCCATGAGTGTGATAACATCGGTCCTGACCAACACAACGAGCTTCCCACTGGGTCCGGGCGACAACTGGCATTTCCACATCAGGACGGTGGACAACGCCGGGAACTGGGCTCCCGACGCCTATCATGTGGGACCGTTCTACATCGACGTTGAGGATCCCTGGACCACTCATGCATTCACTGGAACGGTCGGTGACTTCGGTTGGTTCTTGTCCGATGTCAGTATCGCTCTAACACCCTCAGACAATCACAGCGGCGTGGATGTGACGACTTACAGGATCAACGGTGCACCATGGACGGTGTACTTCTCTCCGCCGGATGTCGTAATTGACGGTAACTATACGGTGGATTACTACTCTGTGGACAACGTCGGCAACTTCGAGATGACGAGGACTGGCACCTTCAGCAAGGACGCCACTGACCCACACAATCCCGACGGCTTCACATCGAGCCATAGTGTGGGGACTTGGTCGAGTGACGATACGATAGACTTCAGCTGGACCGGTGCGTGGGACGCGACGAGCGGCGTCTATGGCTACTCGTTCGATTGGACACAGTCGCCTGCGGCTCTCCCAGACTCGAGCGTGGACTCGACGAGCCCCAGCACGACAAGCCCGCCCCTCGGCACAGGTAGCGATTGGTACTTCCACGCGAGGACAAGGGATGTGGCGGGCAACTGGGATCCCGACGCCCTTCATGTGGGACCGTTCTACATCGATGCGAGCCCGCCTGCAACACTGGACGACGTGTGGGCAGTCCTTGAAGGTGTCGGATGGCGGGATGTCAACATCACTTGGACCTTCGCCACGGACCTCGAATCTGGTGTCGAGCGGTACGACGTGTACTACGGAACGACATATGATCCGACAGGGACTAGCTACGTGCTTCTCGGCTCAGCACCGGCCGACACGGACTTCTTCGTTCATGCGAACGGGGGCGAAGGCGACTCCAGCTACTACTTCTACCAGGTAAGAGCGGTGGACTTCGCGAACAACTCGGCGCCGTACTCAGCACAGGCGGGGAAGTACGTTAAGAACCTGATGCCAGGCTGGAAGCTGGTCTCCATCCCGCTGGAGCAGAAGGATGATTCCGTTGATGCTGTTTTGAGGACGCTGAGTTTCGACACCGCGCGCTACTACTATGCAGGAAGCTGGAAGAGCTACTCCACGCAGAAGAACTACTGCACGTTGGAACAGATCGGCACGAACATGGGCATCTGGGTCGAGGTCGTGAGCCGCTCCAATCTGACCGTGGCAGGAAGGGTTCCTACCACTACCCTCGTGAACCTTGCGAAGGGATGGAACCTTGTTGGCTTTCCGTCATTTGATACTGACTACACGATCGCGGACCTGAAATCCGATTCGGGGGCGATCAGAGTGGAGATCTTCAACGCGTTCTCACCACCTTACTTCCTCAGGGTCGCGAACGACATCGAGACGATGACAGCGGGGAATGGCTACTGGATCGAGGCCTCTATGTCGGGAACATGGACCGTGATGAATCGAGCGGAGAATCAGCAGGACCCGAAGGACTCGGCTGGCAATGAGGGCACCAAATCCCTCCCGCCAGAACATGAGGGTACATCGGTCCCGGATCCCGATCAAGCGTCGAGAGCTATCGATGCACGACAACCAGAGATATCTGCTATGCTCTTTTCACTCGTGCTGCTCGGTATTCTCTCCCCGCTCGGTGCGGTTCTCTACAGGAAGAAGCGGTAG